The Biomphalaria glabrata chromosome 1, xgBioGlab47.1, whole genome shotgun sequence sequence caaatgggtgtccgaaatttatttgtaaatacataaattaatatatttgattgacaaatagtgtcaacgggtgtcttttttttcaacatttatggattaaaaatttatcacaaagactaaacctagatctaggtctatcagtacgttgactttgttgacatttaaaaaatattttttcccacagagatcaaagttttttttaaagttagttttacattttaaactttgttgccaggaataaaactgcatgatatacagcgaattccaggtatcttgttacctttactaataatagatctaaatggctactctaattaaccttgaagcaaaatttacagaatcgagtataacagatccaaaagttattcttaataatgcaagaatagtccattattagGGTTTGgtgtctataatttcagaattaaacttcacactcgagttattacccctctattcatctttcctcaatccaatggaaactctatttttatttccatctaatccttttgcttttgtacaaaacataaacaacaaacaataacgtaatatcatataatattagcacatccttccttttgaagttattatcacacccttccttttaaagttcttaagagtgatatctaccatttgcggggccctatgcaaaacggatcgcgcggggcctagtctgggtagggatgagcataatgtcaatattatttttttaaattagaaaataggcctactttcgtctttgcaataaatttttatcaaatgaaagctcgcaatgccactttttatttattggcaccccaaaatgtcaatttcgtctattcttcaggagatttgaataaattcaaaaaaggttcaggactttatcgtatattttgccttttcatgagatttcctggaggccctggaaaatcaggaggtcacgtaaaccctgttattttatatacgttataatgttttaatttaataatgtacacttagaattagcgcgtgtcctatgaaagcgcggggcccactgcgaccgcataggctgcagtggcctaaggccggccctgtctactaggaactttaacaattcgttcacttctggttgtcttgactggcacaacaagttctctagacgttggtctataactgtctatttcgtttgttccaacagtttgcagttcattgtctccatcggtatcatagtacccagagatgtcttcatcgaaactcttattcaaaaagcgttgatttcttctgtgtGTTTTTCcgttgtctttatgatgtaagatctgggtgctgaatgttttttatgacaactgctttctgccatgtttgacctagacgaactctccgacagaataatctttaggtagtcttgcttttgctttttcatctgtcgttcgttgagtaatgtctctgcattttcagctaccgatggtttcaatagtttgggatcagttcgaatgattccctgagtatTCTACTCGTcaccagttgtgatggtgaatacggcagtccacttatcggagtatttctatactcgagcataacgagatatggatctttcccacttttgtatgctctgaatccttttgcttgcgcacaaaacataaacaaccaacaatgacgtagtaccatataatattaggacagaatcttcttcatgcagtggaaaattaagaattttttgcctatcttgaattctggtcaaagctcttgctcccaattaataaagttcggaagaaactacaaaagtctggactgcatatatggaaagctgctaaagaaatgagtaccctttcatgctttctgcaaaatgatgagaaactgacaaaaacccaatccatcaaaaaagcaaaagaaggtagtgaatactatggattccctgtaatccctgtgggaagcgtggtcgagaggctaagtgcgcttgaacttggcttgtcttggctacctagaaggggactcgaggttcgacacccgactcgggcagagttacgtttactgagcgcctaaaggcagaacggaaaaccaactcctagattggaccaaagcgccctgagcatgctataagcatgaaagtaacgctatataaaagctataataataataatcaaaacaaccagaagaaagaaaagacttgatgggaagttgagatctaatgtaggactgtcaatagaactgcaattcaaacgtgttgcgacagaagtgctggacagatttcacaTGGAGATGAAGGGaagatttcaaaggctggaaagaaaatggatacctttgggtttcttcttgaaccaagacacctgttacaaactgtgctacttttcctgtttgtatgatgaaataaatggaaaatcgctttttcacgagcacttttcatcaacaaaccagtaatacaatcaccaatagacatattgaggaaacaggcttcatatggtaattacgtgtgctcaaaccttgcaacctcctccgaataccgctaactcaggccacttccattacgtcatgtgagagatcattctcaaagctcaagttcatcaaaagctatctcaggagcacaatgacacaagaaaggcttatcatggctttaatgtcagtgaagtcaccaatactagaaagtatcgatgtagttgatgttatagatgtctttgctgcacagaatgcacgacgtgaagcgatatcaattgagatttgtcacttgtgcattatttaactaataaacaaggcttttattcattaaaagagtcttgattactttttgttaagtttactgatatactgaaccaatttgatttggggcttatatatttttgcgtacattattccatgtcatatgtcgaatgtcaaaatgcaaggggcccccaaagaggtcaatccccccgggcccccaaatccctagttacgcccctgctatTAGCAGAGAacatgggggtggggggggcgaAGGGTGTGCAGCAATAATTCATATAATGCTtcactttttttctgaaaaatagCAAGAAATAACAGTAAAAGGAGCTAATAGAGGCTAGTTGGTTTGATAGCAAATTAAGAAAACCAACATAGGGATTAATGCGATTACTTTGACATAAATAAGACATTTTAAATTACAGATCTATCCTATTCAAAGAACAGGAATTCCACATTAGTTCTTAGACGTGTAATATAGTGGCTATATCTATATCAGTTTTGACATTTGCGATAaggtttaaatttttaatggtCTGTTTCGATctatagtagagtcactattgcggagcaggcatgtttgcggaacagctcgtcgaaattagttaaaatctactttattttgaaattttctgctaaactactgtaacggtactgcgtatggtccatttctctacatttccaatataagggtttttctttcacagcagaaaattaattttgactccaggttaaagttgacagttgtggaatcgtccattatttttcacgtaccaggagaaccgcataggccatggcttaaggctttttaaaaatgataatggcACATCATCTGCATGATACACATATTTTtcggtttataaatggatgagggaaaacttcatttcatagctatctaccaggaattcaattaaaaaaaaattaggaggtgtttatcctgtttttaccttttttaagatagtcacaattgtggaacactatagatgttatttatttgacctgcgcatttactatcatttagctcagtggttcccaaacttatttgtctcgtagaccccttgccatgttttctgattttcggtagaccccctgcttaacttatattgcatttttgcacattcacaaactaattttttaaactaatttctaactgcagtgagtcaaagagtgaaaaagtaatgtaaagctacattataagttagagagatctatctttttttacagctataattcaaatttaaacctattaaaataacaattaatatgtattgctggaatcaccatGCACATTGgaaaagtttgtttgttgtttttttttttttgcatgttcatcatccttcaaacattaaataaccGGTTTGCCTTAcgtattattgtaaaatttttcgcaaagagtttcttgtggatttcttgatctttcacgtttggctcaaatattgggcctgcggagctgttttcactaacaggagaaggggcaaaggtgagttactggcgcctaaaccagtaagcttcgggcaggagggactcattagccttggcttgcagccGCCTAGCCGAaggaaaatagaattcaaacctctgctgcttttCAGCTAtacacccaaacatgggaaaggttttgtgggtcagCCTTGGGGAAAAATATGGAGCTGAagaccattaggcagtttgcagctttattgctcatcccaccgatgtgcccttgaactgtaatgttactaaaagaaattcgtttcataatatcatatgaaggtttgtgtaaaagagtttttaaaactacttcaagggctggtaaaatcaatgttttatctatagtgttttccgtatttggctataggtaaagagatcttgtaaaacgctcacaaaccaccatcttttctatatgatgttgaagaaagattttgtgagtctattctgaacttttttctcacttttctctttttatcagggtggcatcgtctcaaataatcctcgagtgtaattggtttcatatggtCATAAAAAGGCTCTTATTATAGACAATCGCTTAtttaacaaggaaataaataatcaacgctttaAAATcatgatttctttttgttaagccttggttacatgtagacaaaattaactatttaaataagtatttaaattaaatacagctattttacttttgagcagagatatagatatttataactaaggtacaaatcatttataagtgtttgaaatagttacattaatggGGTGTGAACATTAAAgtcatagacccccatggacatctcatagacccccaatttactttttcactttcgtagaccccttggaagtcttcgtagacccctgggggtctatatagaccactttgggaatcactgatttagcttaatatttacattgtgATTTAGATATCGGAATTTGaatatgagtttgtattagtatacataaatttaaaaacatttagagaataataACACAtataatcatgggcgtagccaggattttttttcggggggggggggggggtttgggggggtgaattttttttctcccccctccgaccccccccccccgcgaaaaaaaattataagtatttatgtgtgtgtgtacataatctttattacattctgacacttccttctttcggaagacgtttattgtgccctagaataggttcttccatgagttagtgaaaaaattgtagattccccgacattactagcaaaggggtctgcgctaggagctcccccagcgcggggcgaagcaccgccgccaagcactatttctgatattgaaaaccaacaaaatacatattctgaggtatctacagtgcattttcctgctattaaaaagttctatttcaaaaacctaatgtgctattcttactgacttagaccctccctcgtcgttcggcgcatttgccatcaagctgtttccataaaattgtggactccccgccattactagcaaaggggtctgggggagcgccagaagctccccagcgcggggcgaagccccgccgccaagcactatttctggtattgaaagccaacaaaatgcatattctgaggtatctacagtccatttttaatgttattaaaaagttttgttttaaaaacctaatgtgctattcttactgacttagaccctcccacgccgttcggagcatttgaccttcaagcagtttccataaaaatctgtcactggtaatgtctgaagcctcttcccacctaccatgaggatctccatgaatgagtggcgtcaagttgtactaggatatcattgcaactcttcttatgcgtaattcattttgtcggagaacatgtcccgcaaacctcatgcgtcgctctctcacaatcttactaaggggtcgactcccagttcggcataggatttccttgatttagatccgatctctataactaactcctaaaatctctcttagccatctttgttgagccacatttagtgtttttcaatttcggcagatgactattcactgcagtttattaatggagccctgccactgataaaaatgtgtaacctctcttgaatacgctcttggaattaattgactatagtttgctttagattttatatcgaaaagagaagttttatcgtcaaaatcttctgttgggggttttccacctcaaaatgctctgtagggggatcttagactcaaaaccatctggaggggttttaatttttttaaactttaaaaaaaaaaagccatctgtagaagaaactcaaaaccccctattggcttggctacgctcaaataattttagtgtgtaatttgcttttttttatattgggttagggttagggttagggttatatttatattttagcaccaaacccctttgaatgggggtttaaactcaaaacccctttcggcaacgctcatagcattttgagttcgtaattcgctttttttcttacactgaagatggcgggggggttaaactcaaaacccctttgactacgctcatagattttagagtgagtaattttcttttatttatattgaagaggtactttttagcttcaaactccactggaggggagtttaaactcaaaaccccatagactacacttataacatttttagtgtataatttgcttttttttattattaaagaggtattttttacctcaaaactgagtcaaaatccatttagctacgctcataacattttgagtgcgtaattagcttttttttatattaaagagggggtttatcgtaaattttagacggggttttaaaaccaaaatcttccttaactgtgctcttggaattaggggattttcgtttgcatttttttgtattgttttatagaagagggggagttaactgcaaaaaccccaggtagggggtttaaaactcaaaacccctggtaggggtttttaaactcaaaacccctagtaggggtttttaaactcgaaccgctctggtaagggttttaaactcgaacccccatgttagggttttttttaactcgaacccccctggtaggcgtttttaaactcgaacccccctggtagggggttttaaactcaaaacccctttggttgtgctagggcaagtgatggtttagtattaaaatctcacctaaaataaacaaaatcaaagcaaaaaatcagtcattaaattccgactccccccccctggtgggggggatttcatttcgggggggggggtttgaaccccaagaacaccccctggctacgcccatgcatataatatataatttatgattgCCATACgtccagcaaaaaaaaaaaaaaaagacaaatcataataccatatataggcctatatatatatatataatattaatataacaaaaaagaatagtggaaaaaaaaaccttctaAGGAAAATCAGGGTAGTGTGACGTCAAATACAATTAAAGAAGAGGTAGAGAATTTAAAAGTGACAATGTGTTGtcttaagctttaataaaataaaattaatgtaaaggataaggagttcaagtattagactaataaaatatatgctttatataggctttgttccgacatttttaccgtgttccgcaattgtgacttctttaaaaatcctgttccgtaattgtgactacccatatctcagtcgaattgaatgtaaaatttaaatatctgttgaaaaactaaacaaagcgtCTATTTTTATCGGGAAATGGATGGGCAATACCTAGATACTTCCAGTTTTTCCTTAGGTCTAACCATTACTgagcaaaaaattgaaaactaaaagtagctgcaaactgttccgcaatagtgactctacttagactctagtagatctagatctagagtctagatacagATCTACAAGTTTTTGAACAAGGAAGAACAAGCTAGAAAATCTATATATCTAACACTGACCTATAAACACAATTAGTTTTTTTCAGAACTGGGGCTAGCCACCGAAAACGAGGTTGTTCTAACCTTAGCGTAGCATTTTCTGTACCTACAGACTAGAATCGAGAAAATGGCTGACATGGAAGCATTGGATGCAATGGGAGATGAAATGCCCGATGAAAATGGACCGAATTCTGGTATGATGGACGAAGAAAATGATGGTATGCACATGCATGATCATGTTGATGATGACATGTCGATGGGTGTGCATCATGATATGGGAATGGGACACGAAGAAGACGAAGACATGGGTATGGGTGGCGGAATGATGTCGATGGGCATGAGTAACGATATGATGATGGGAATGGGTTCTGAAAATTCTAGTGAAATGGATATGAGCATGATGGATGGAATGGCAAATGATTTCAATAAATTTAACAGATTTCCAGGGCCACGAGGACGTGGCAATTTTGTTGGACCAAGAGGACCTGGCGTCCCAGGGCCAAGAGggtaagtaaaagaaaaagtaacttataaatttaattagatctagttaaattaaattagatagatctatctattaaaaaaaattgaattacatAGACTATaatccaggggtgggcaaattacgtccCGTGGGCCACATGCAGCCCgctgaagtgttttatgcggcccgctaATACCTACAGAAATCATGTGTACCCTCAGTTAGGTACTTCAACAGACGCTATTCTCACGCGCCACGAGACTGCGTGAGAATTGGTCCTCCATATTCGGGCGAGTATCGTCGTTATCGCCGGTAAACTAATTAAAgcgtaattttttatttagtaatcGATACTAATTGGGTGTCATCTGAATCAGAAAGAAAAGCCGATTATTTTGATACCAACTTTACCCGCGTGGTTTTGTTCGTTCTTTTTCTTGGACCTGTTGAAAATAAGGTAAGTTTGAATATTGAtagcttttttgtttcttctttgtaATTAATCATACTTCTTAGTAATTTGAAGCATCCATAGCTACACACTAATCAATTAAGAATAATATGCATTTTCTACCGGCACTCTTGTGGTATGAATGCCAAAATCGCTATTAAAACGAAAGTAGCCATTACTATTTTCGAGCCAACCGGAAACAGTAATAAAAtcgtttttttaatgaaaataaatcgatttttttgttttaaataacattctcAGACATCTTCATAATCTTGATAATTAAAcacagatctatatagatctattttaaatcttttaaagaTAATTACTGTTAATTTGGCTATTTTAGTGTTTACTTTGCTTGACTAATCAGGcctagatttttcttttttttacttctgaaAATTAAAATCTTGTCTTCTCAGACGTCTCAGTAGACATGAGTGTGAAATGAGTAGTCTCATTCATTATTCAGACATTCTCAGATTCACTGTTCCTCTGTTCTATTAGTATTTTCCTTCTAATTTGCCTCTCCTTTAAAGTCTGTTCAAGTCTACAATGTCTAgtcttagatctaaaaaaaaacaactaactaaaTAAAATCTAATCACTGACGGTTGACCTGTTCAACCTAAGACTTAAGTGTCCTAAAGCTAAAGAGAATAAAGTGTACTGTAAAAGTAAAGAGAGTTTTTATTAGTGATTAGAATTAGACCCAAAGTTTAGCTAGGAGTctaaaatttagatttagatatttcatattataaaacattatttgtCATAATAAAATAAGTTAAATAATCGGATTCTTACTAAgtcaagcaatttttttttatatcctgtTAAGCTCTTTGCCTTTGGAAATGACTTCATCACCTGATTTGGATAGCTTCATTTCTACTTTTGCCAATGATGCTGAAAAGGGAACTGTCAGGAATGGGTATGCCCTTTTTTTGTACCGACGGAATGAGTCCGATTTGAAAGTAACTGCTACACAGATTGATCAACTTTTGCAGAAGAGGGATAGCAGTTACACATCAAAGCAGCTGACAGTATTGCAGAATCTCAAGTATATGATGAATCAGATAAATTCCTGGAAAAGGCGGTTGAGCTCCAACTGGATGCGGATTCAAGACCTTTTGGAACGTCCTGTGCAAGTGCCAAGATCAAGAAAGAAGCAGATGCCCTCAACCAGTTTGGCTGAAACAGAAGATGTGCTGGAAGATGTAGACCATGCTCAAGAGATCTCGACTCCTGTTCAGAAGCTACGGAACGATTGTGAACGATGTGAGACAACAAGGCAAGAATGGATAGATAAGTATAATGTACTGGATAGTAAGTTGAAGAAGATGAGGGTAAGTTTCAAATCTCTTTCTGGACTTTATAAAGTTAAGCTTGTAAATAGAATGAAAAACAGGAAAAATGAGGTGATACGGAAATTGAGGCAAGAAAATCAAAGATTGAAAGTAGAACTAAGAGTGGCCAAAAAGTTTAAACCTAAAACATCTGTTGTAAATAAATCTTATTATAAAGAAAAACTTGTATTGTCTAGGAAGGAGTTGAAAAATGTTAAGGATAAAGTGAACAGAATGGTGGCTAAGCTAAGACAGTTAGAGGAACAAAGAAAAGATTTTGAGTTGGATACCACCAGACTAGAGCATGTAGAAAAAGATGTTGAGTGCCTAAAAAAGCCTAAAATGTTTGACCCTTCCACTAGGAAATGCATATATAGCTGTATTTTGCATCAGGTTCCGTTTGAGAAAACTTgttcattaattaaatttattgtcCATGAACTAACAGGAATCTCTTTCACAGCTCTACCATGTACTGGGACTATATCTAATATGGCATTAGAGCTAGGAATCCTCTCTGACCTTCAAGTTGGTGAGCTAATGTTTAAAGAAAATGAGTTAACACTCTCATGGGACTCGACACCACTTGATGGTCAGCAAATTAATTCCTGCCATATTTCCTCAAAGCATCAGAACCTGACTCTGCAAACTTTTGGAATGCCTGGCGGAACAACAGAGGATTATCTAGAGCACATCCTAAATGCCATACATGATATTGGTTGTCAGTACTCTACCTACCATGGAATACAGCAACATATTGTACTGTACACTTTATTCAAATCTTTGCAGGCAACATTAACTGACAGAGCCAAGGTGAATAAGTGTGTGTCTGACAAGCTGGAAGAAATGGTTGATAGGAAGCTAGTGCAGTTGAAATGTTTCTTGCACCCTTTAGATGGAATGGCTTCTGAAGCCCGGAAAGAGCTTAAAAAGTTGGATGTCGATTGGAGTGTCAGTACCTCATTGTATGGACATGAAGGCTCTGCAGCTAATCTTGTTCATGCCCTGTCAAAGTTAAGGTACCTATGTAGACCATTTACTTTTTATCAAAAGAAATCATCTAGCCTTTAATATAATCACAGTTTAGAATTTTTAAACTCATGCACTAAATATTGTTCACAGATACAAGGAGAACTCAAGAGACCCCAAAGGCTTTAAGGCATATCTGCTGAGGGAAGGTCTTAAAAAAACTTACATTCCTCGATATGTTGGAAATAGATTGCACGTTTTATTTCTGCTTGCTGGGATAATCTACAAGATTAAAGATTCCTTGGCAGTCTATTTAGAAAAGTTCTGCAAGTCTATGAAACTAAGAGAGGCAATAGAGAAAGATTTGACCAACCCAGATGTAATGGTGCAGATAAGAGTCTTAGGTATAATGTTACACTTTTGTTTATCATTCTTTGAAGCTAAGTaactataaaattaaatatataatgaaaaaaacaacacagatttACACATACCTttttattatacatataaatGCAATATAATATAACAGAGTATTTTTTCCCCAGGTCTTTTTGGGAAGCTCTTGACGGGTCCATGGATGAAACTATTTTACAACAAGTCCAGTGGTTTGAGAGAACTGAGCCATTTGGAAAtggtaaagatttttttatttcatatttctagctgctttttaaaattagtaattataagtttaatttgacaaattttttgtgtgttacagACCCCTTTTGTGAGACGAAGCATCACTACATTGAAGGAGCTTCAACTAAATCCTGCTTCGATCCTCACCCTGGAGTTTGATGTTTTCGGACACCCCTTACTTGTTGATGATGTGCTTGTTGTGCTAAGGGATGTGGAGCTTCAGCCTGGAGAACGGTTCTTTAGGACAGTATCTGTCTTAGcgtcatgttttgttagggttCTAGAAAGGCAGTTAGATGACTATCTAACAGGGGATCTGGCTAACCCGACGGAAGCTATGATGCTacaaacatcatctgcccctttACATAACATTCATAGTGAGAGGGTGCTGGGGATGGTAGACAGTCAATTTCACAGGGCCCCTAATGCTTCTTTTGGTTTCGTTGATGCCAAGGTTAAATGCCAAGCCAACAAAACAATGGACTGGTTGCTGGCAAAACCTGTTAAGGAGCAGGGCAGCTTAATAAAATTTGCAGTAAGGCAGGCTAGGAAGCAGAGAAAGGTTTTAGAGGAGAGGGTGCAAGTTATGGGCAAGACTATAATGTCTAGACAGATTGTTATAGGTCAGAAAAGGGATAAGACAGAAAGGAAAAAGGTTGAGAAAAAAGTTTTGGGGTGTTTAGAGAAAGATGCAGGATTTGGAAATGATATTTTTGTTGCTCTTTCCACAGAGACCAAGCTAATATTGTCTTCCTTGCTTTCAGAAAGATTTGACTGCCTTCCTCTGTCTATCAGACATGTGTGGGATGTTGATGGGAAAGATCAAGTGTTTGATGGAAAGATAGTCATATATGTGAAGAAAGGGCAGAAGAAGTGCTGCAGGATTGTATGGGACAGCGAAGGCCAGACAGACATCCCTACAACTCAAATTATTACAGATGTTGTTATGGGAGATTTCCATTTTGTATAGTTGTATTtgaatttgttttctattttattttgtttcattttaattttagttttaattttgttttgttttcgtttaattttattgttacagtattaaccatttttaatagaaaaaaaaatattattggatTTATCTCAAATTCTATTAAATTAATTGAACACTCTTTTAATTCAATCAAATTTAAATTAGCTATCTATAGTTGTAATACCAtgactttttaaataaacttttagaAATTTCAAATAATAATTACCTAAATCAGTATATATTTTCAACCATTTCTTAttcatactttttgtttttgttcatatttaatattaatttaaaatatataaaataaatctacAGTATTtatagtaaaaagtaaaagaatttttaattaaatcatagcaatttaaattattgataagggtttttttttcattcaatgatagcattttagaaaataattgtaaaaatatttttcttaagaatagtgtttttttttatagatataaatagtCTGTTTAAACCCTTTTgttaatatatgtatttatttctgagaattaaaaaaaaaatagctaggAAACATTTTTAGCTTCAGTGTACAATTTTTGGATTATTTTCCTTCCGACATGTAAGtacaaagttttttaaaaagtatttcttataagtattttaaacatttttactatTCATTTTGTTGCTATATGTATGATCTATGTCTcctgaaaatttgaaataaaaatattgaaaaataaaaaagttattcaaatttttgtagcttcTGCGCAGAATTTTTGGATTATTTTCCTTCAGACATGTAAGTACAGAATTTTTTAAGAGTATTTcataaaagtatttaataaagcTTTACTATTCATTGTATTGCCAAATGCATGATCTACGTCTcttgaaaatttgaaataaaaatattgaaaaataaaaaagttattagaGTTTTCCTTGAAAATTAACAAAATTGggtaccaattttttt is a genomic window containing:
- the LOC106069642 gene encoding uncharacterized protein LOC106069642, which gives rise to MTSSPDLDSFISTFANDAEKGTVRNGYALFLYRRNESDLKVTATQIDQLLQKRDSSYTSKQLTVLQNLKYMMNQINSWKRRLSSNWMRIQDLLERPVQVPRSRKKQMPSTSLAETEDVLEDVDHAQEISTPVQKLRNDCERCETTRQEWIDKYNVLDSKLKKMRVSFKSLSGLYKVKLVNRMKNRKNEVIRKLRQENQRLKVELRVAKKFKPKTSVVNKSYYKEKLVLSRKELKNVKDKVNRMVAKLRQLEEQRKDFELDTTRLEHVEKDVECLKKPKMFDPSTRKCIYSCILHQVPFEKTCSLIKFIVHELTGISFTALPCTGTISNMALELGILSDLQVGELMFKENELTLSWDSTPLDGQQINSCHISSKHQNLTLQTFGMPGGTTEDYLEHILNAIHDIGCQYSTYHGIQQHIVLYTLFKSLQATLTDRAKVNKCVSDKLEEMVDRKLVQLKCFLHPLDGMASEARKELKKLDVDWSVSTSLYGHEGSAANLVHALSKLRYKENSRDPKGFKAYLLREGLKKTYIPRYVGNRLHVLFLLAGIIYKIKDSLAVYLEKFCKSMKLREAIEKDLTNPDVMVQIRVLGLFGKLLTGPWMKLFYNKSSGLRELSHLEMTPFVRRSITTLKELQLNPASILTLEFDVFGHPLLVDDVLVVLRDVELQPGERFFRTVSVLASCFVRVLERQLDDYLTGDLANPTEAMMLQTSSAPLHNIHSERVLGMVDSQFHRAPNASFGFVDAKVKCQANKTMDWLLAKPVKEQGSLIKFAVRQARKQRKVLEERVQVMGKTIMSRQIVIGQKRDKTERKKVEKKVLGCLEKDAGFGNDIFVALSTETKLILSSLLSERFDCLPLSIRHVWDVDGKDQVFDGKIVIYVKKGQKKCCRIVWDSEGQTDIPTTQIITDVVMGDFHFV